The genomic DNA CTGATATCCATGGTGATCAGATGATGAGTCCTAATGTCTAAACCACTTCATTTGGAGGTTAAACTGAAAGTAAAGTTAATAAGTTGTTATAAACCAGAATTATATTATTAGCCCCTTTAGGTGCTTGATTGTAGATCTTCTTCTATTAAATACTGTAGTAGGAACTCTGCTTCATTGTAATGCATCAATGTTGTTTCACTCTCCCTACCAGCACGCTATGAGGACCTGGAACAAAGTGACGTTAGAGTGCAATACTTATGGGAAGCTCTCACGAACTTCACCAATGGTCAGTTCACCGTTTATTTGTCAACATTTTACAGAGCACGTCTACTGTAGTGAATGTCTCTTACAACATGACATATTAACTATATATGTTCTGTCTTGCTGTATTTGTTGTGCTGAAAATATACACGTCTGTATTAGTGATGAGACGAGGGCTATGAACCGACATTAAGGGTGAGTGctcagtgactgactgactttgaattttgttttcagaggaTCGCAGCAGGTTTCTGAGGTTTGTAACTGGTAGAAGTCGTCTGCCTGCGCCTATCTACGTCTTTCCTGACAAACAAGGGTGAGTGCAAATACATCCCTCAAACAAATGATTACAGACTGTTGACAGCGAAATAGCTCATTTAGAAAGCTTTCAATGGAACATGATGGTATTCATTTCTCTattttgaaatgtctgtttcctgAAACAGCTCTGAAACGACCGATGCACTTCCACAGTCCTCCACATGCTCCAGCACTCTTTATTTACCCAACTACCCAAGGtaatattctgtgttttgtatATGCAGAATCTGTTACTGTATATTGATGTGTACATTTAATACAAGTTAAATACCAGTTGCTTTTATCTTTAAATGTTCATAATCCTACACTTGATTACACTCGTATAACGGTCTGATACATTTCGTTTTGCCCTGCAGTGCAAAGGTTTGTGAGGAGAAGCTGCGTTATGCTGCATACAACTGTGTGGCCATTGACACAGACATGAGCCCCTGGGAAGAGTgatgtctctgctgcttcactgaacAACAATTCTGCACACTTTAACGAATCACTGTTGAACAGAGAAATCTTGCCAAGTTTATCACCACATCTTCATAACTGCCAATTAATCCTAGCTGTatataataaagaaatatatggaaacatggaaatgactttgggttttttttattaatgacttccCGTGAATGAAACTTTAAATGAATGgatgtgtttgaatttgtttttatgagttGTGGCAGGCTTGTCAATGCCAGTGGGACATTATAGAAGATGTTTGACTTTTGGCAAAGCTTCTTCATGAGTAATGTTCTACAAATGAAACAGGAAGCTGCATATCTTGAGGTAAATCTGCATTTTTAGAGCTCACTGATAATAAAAACTAATTAACGGTATTTGTATCAAATGAACTGGTGACGGCGAAGGATAGCAGTCAAGTAATTTTATGAACATCAAATAACTTCATTCAGAGAGCGGTAAAAACGTTAAGATTCAGTAGAATTCCCCAAAAGTTCATCAATGACCTTGGAAATAATCTTAACTAAATACAAGCTTTCCATGGATACAATAAAGATTATATAGATTAATTTATAtgataattaaatatttatctgCTACACTGATAAATATACATATTGATTTAGTATATTAAAGGAGGAACACATGTATTTGATATACTAAATGTAAttcttttttatgtatttgtatatgtaaATGTTAATGAGTAAATATAATTATGATTTAATAAGGTTGAATAAAAGTATATATCTATAAAATAAATCCGCAGAATataaacaaatgtttgattCCATGTCTCATTCATTCTTAGCCCTATACACATAGAAATAAAGCCAGAAATATATTCatacaaaatgaatgatgatgattgattttAGTACATCACGTTTTTCTAACGTTTTGTACATGAAACAAATTAATTTCTAAGGATTTGCTAACTTGCTTTACTCATTAACTTTCATTTGTGTATTAAGTACTTCAGCGATcaaattatattattactaACAATGAATGATGATATTTATCTGTAGTGAACAGCAAAACCTCACCCGAAGCAAATATCGTTCGCTTCGAGGTGACTTCTCGCGAGAATACGTGGCTTCAAACCTTCCCATGAGCCATTGCGGTTCCTCTTTCTAGCCGGCGCCTGAGAATGGGTACGTGTTTTCATGCTCGGGTCGGAGGGAGAATCCTTGTCCATCTGATGTTTTAACGAAGGAATATTCCAATAATGGTTTGCCATATAGAAGCTAAATGTTACTTGAATATATGTTGCTTTAACTTTGCTGTCTACAGTcagtttattgtattttaatgaaataatttgcGATGGATGTCTGAAGTGCTCCAAGATGGCTGCTCTCATTAGCCATGTAGTTAGCTGCTGGTTCTTCAGTGTGCTTGAGAACGGCACACTTTGTTGTTTGTGAGGCCTTTATAATGTTTTAGCAGGATTCAGCGTAGTGTACTAAACATGTTAGCTGTTCTGAAGCAGTGTAGCGACTTGTGGAGGCTATCAGAGTAATGGAGAGATAATGTTAGCATCAGCTAGCAGGATAGTCGTGATCGtgtcatgctgctgctgaatcgAAACACTTGACGTTGAGGTAATTCTGCAAATAATACTACTTGTTTGATAAGGTATCGTTAGTTGATTGCATTTAATATCATTTATCCTAATTGTACGTCTCCTAAAGAAGTTCACGTGTTTTGGACACTTGAGGTGCATGCTGGTCCCTAAAGGCCACAATGTGGCGTTGAGATCTGAGTTGCTACAAAAATTAGTTTGCCGTCATGCCTAGACGTCAACGGCGTTGAAAGCACAGTATACACGTGTAGTTCATTCAGTCCACTTGGACAACTCGGCAAGTGTGTTCTTTTGGGTTTATTGTGAACTTAAAATTGTCCTAAATCCAGTTCACAGTATTAGAAAAGTCTAGCACTGTTGAACGTATCTAACATGAAGCCTCATTTAGTCATGAACAGATTTTACAATTGCTTGAGTGACATGATGAAACTCTTTTAAGCGGAATCCGAAATACAATTGCGGACAACCTACCTTGGAGAACTGATTGCTCAAGCAAAGGCAATGATTTTTGTAGTGAATGTCATGCGAGTTGTCCAATAATTTAACTTACTCCTTTTCATTTGTTCAGGTATCTCAAGGGATAACTGGCATAAACGCCGCAAGACCGGCGGTAAACGCAAGCCCTACCACAAGAAGAGGAAGTATGAGCTCGGGCGCCctcctgcaaacacaaaggTAAATAAACCAGTAGTTACCTGCTTAAAGTGGGCTTAATGTGATGTAGCGTGGGTGATGAAAACATGACCTTAGGTATGTCTTTTTTGAGCCGTTTTGGTTCAAAGCTTTGGACTTACCAATGTTAGGACTCGTCATAGTTACACTGACACGCTTTCAAACAAGTTCATAGTATCTTTCCATGAGGCACCAGAATGCAATCTTTACACGAATAAGCTGAATCCTAGGCGTGCATATTGTATCAATACTAACATCAAACATGTCTTTCTTTAGATTGGACCTCGTCGCATCCACACAGTGAGGGTCCGCGGTGGGAACAAGAAGTACCGTGCTCTGAGGCTGGATGTTGGTAACTTCTCATGGGGCTCTGAATGTAAGTTTATTTTAAATGCCGCTTTAATTTCATGGGACCTTTTTTGAGCCCTCGGACATTGTACACCTCTTTCCATGAAGATAACCTTGTCCAGTTCTGCTACTGAATGCAAGTGGTGATAACGAAGACTCTGAGAAAGACACGTTTCCTATACTGATATACTTTGCAATTTTAGTGGAAAAATTAAATGGGGGAATTTGCTTTTTGCTAATGGCAGCTTTTTTTGTGTACACAGGCTGCACACGGAAGACCAGGATCATTGATGTGGTCTACAATGCCTCCAACAACGAGCTGGTCAGAACCAAGACCTTGGTGAAGAACTGCATCGTCCTTGTCGACAGCCTTCCCTACAGGCAGTGGTATGAGGCTCACTTCGCCACTCCTCTGGGACGCAAGAAGGGAGCCAAGCTGGTatgtttgaaaacacaaatgtctctgTGC from Enoplosus armatus isolate fEnoArm2 chromosome 14, fEnoArm2.hap1, whole genome shotgun sequence includes the following:
- the rps8a gene encoding small ribosomal subunit protein eS8, giving the protein MGISRDNWHKRRKTGGKRKPYHKKRKYELGRPPANTKIGPRRIHTVRVRGGNKKYRALRLDVGNFSWGSECCTRKTRIIDVVYNASNNELVRTKTLVKNCIVLVDSLPYRQWYEAHFATPLGRKKGAKLTPEEEEVLNKKRSKRTQKKYDERKKTAKISTLLEEQFQQGKLLACIASRPGQCGRADGYILEGKELEFYLRKIKAKKGK